Below is a genomic region from Rhinoraja longicauda isolate Sanriku21f chromosome 34, sRhiLon1.1, whole genome shotgun sequence.
ggggccccacgagcataggggccccatgctgatctgtgtatgttaagtgacttgcaataaataaatactactttaaaaatgtaggttgaataagtgcttttttcgcaacattttcggtcctgaagtgtttttttcgcaacattttccatccctaagtgcttctcacagcgatctgtttcgcaacaattagctccctaagtgcattgcttttccatccctaagtgcttctcacagcgatctgtaagtgcttttcgcaacaatgtagcaccctaagtccatcgctaagtgcttttcggtaagtgcttttcgccggcactacgacgacggggggggggggggggggggggggctggtagggaaagggggatgggggagagtttaccatttacatttttattcctgtgagtagttgtcgtaggggccccagtacactgctttgcccggggcccataatgctgtaaagacggccctggggaCAGGTGTTATGGCTCCTGGAGATGCAGTGAAAgtagttgtggagggagtggtttgggtgggcctatttccgcgttgtatgactctatgtaaaaTCCTGAACTTTTTCAGCACCACCAAAataaacaagggtctcgacccgaaacctcacccactcctttcctccaaagatgctgcctgttccactgagttactctagctttttgtgtctgcaatCAAAATCTTTCGTGAAAGAACTGATTCCGAATTAAGTAATTCCTGTCCGGGACCTGCCTCAGTGCCAAGGGGAAATAATTTCCATTAGACGCAATAATTGAATTATTgcatgtatgggaggcgcattcccaatctcgttgtaccctcgtacaatgacaataaagatatattgtattgtattgtattgtagaatgGACTTTCCGGTCTGGGGATGTGTGCAGCTCAAGGCCGTTCATTTGTCTGTGAGACGGTAACACAGATGATGAAACCCCGCTAACGGCCCAAGCCCATCTCTGGAGGTTCCCCTAATTAGATGGTTGTAAACTGCTGAGTTATGTGGGAGAAGCGTGCCTCTGAAAGGTTGCGGAGCGCTGAGTCTCGGGTGTATTGTCAGCAAACCGCTGCAAATTGCCGATTGCAGATAACCGAGGAAGGAGCTGGAGATGAGAGGCCGCTCTCTGCTCTGTCTGTCACTCTGATTCTgtctccaccccttcccacctctctctctctctctctctctctctctctctctctctgcgtgtCTGGAGCAGGTCGGGGCGCTGTGTATAAAAGGAGACAGTAGCAGTCGGCTGTTTATTGTGCAGCGACTTGGGTGAAGCAGCATCATGTCTGGCAGAGGGAAAGGAGGCAAAGGACTGGGCAAAGGCGGAGCCAAACGGCATCGGAAAGTACTTCGCGACAATATCCAGGGCATCACCAAACCAGCCATCCGCCGCCTGGCTCGCCGTGGCGGTGTCAAGCGAATCTCGGGTCTCATCTACGAGGAGACCCGCGGGGTGCTGAAAGTTTTCCTGGAGAATGTGATCAGGGATGCAGTCACCTACACCGAGCACGCCAAGCGTAAGACGGTCACtgccatggatgtggtgtacgctcTGAAACGCCAGGGCCGCACTCTCTATGGGTTCGGCGGCTGAATAAACTCCCTTTCTCCAAACGACAAAACAAAGGCTCTTCTAAGAGCCGCCCACCGTCTCACAGAGGGAGCAGTGACCGGGAGTATGAGGAGATTATCATGTAATTAATGAACTTTTAGTTATTGCCCCGCTGCATGCGCTTGATTGATTCTTGCTTTCAGCGGTTGTGATGAGGAAAGCTGAATTTAGGCCGATATTCTGAAGGTTCAAATTGAGGAGGGGCTGTTAGCAGATCATTCTACAGCGATCTCTGTTCTCCTCTTACCCATTTAACTTTGTAAATCCAGCAACACTCAAAACCTCTCCGAGGAGCAGTCGTTTATCTCCAGTCTCAGGCAGAGCTGAATTCCGTCAGTTTCGGCATCGGGTCTGTAAATTCGCACCGCAGATTCAGACTTAATGGTTTGCGGAGGTGATTGAAATTAATTTGAAATCAAGTCGGTAGGAACTGAATAGTGCTGCATTCACAAGAAGCGAGTTCTTTATTACAACGGAGTTTTTACTTGCATCAACACAACAGGTCTGCACACATATTCCTCTGTAAAAACCCATAATAACAAAATAGGTCAGTATATGAAACCAATAAACTACCTCTCTGACACTACGGTTAAGAACACTTTCTGCGTCCTGTCTGCTCCTCAGTGTGTCCGACTGATACTCCAACTGATCCGTGTGGTCTGAGAGGAGCTGCAGCCGGAGACACTTCCTGCAAACGTGGTCGTCAGGGACTC
It encodes:
- the LOC144609482 gene encoding histone H4: MSGRGKGGKGLGKGGAKRHRKVLRDNIQGITKPAIRRLARRGGVKRISGLIYEETRGVLKVFLENVIRDAVTYTEHAKRKTVTAMDVVYALKRQGRTLYGFGG